The sequence GTGTAACTGACTAGATAATTGATGACACAAGACGACTATCAAGCCCAGCATAAAAAACGCATGTCCTATATGCCTTGGCTCTACTTCAATCTAAAACCCAAGTTACTGGCCTGGGCCAGGCCTTGGCAGCAAGAAGTACAAACCAGATTGATGGCTTTAGAGACTGTCACCCTAGGTGATAATTGCTTTATTGCCCCCGAAGCTAATCTGTTTGCCGAGCCAAATCGAGGCATCACAGTCGGCAATTTATGTATGATCGCAGCCGATAGTTTCCTCCACGGCCCGATAGTCATGGGCAACGAAGTCGCGATAAACCATGGTTGCTCATTCGATGGCGGCAGCGCCGGCATTACCATCGGCTCTCAGACTCGCATCGCCAATAACGTCACCATTTATGCCTTCAACCATGGTATGCACCCAGACACACCTATCTATCAGCAAAACTCCGAGTCTAAAGGTGTGATCATAGGCAAGGATGTGTGGATAGGTGCCCAAGCCGCCATAGTCGATGGCGTCACCATAGGTGACTGTGCAGTCATAGCCATGAATGCCACTGTTACCAAAGATGTACCAAACTATGCCATCGTTGCCGGCAATCCAGCTAAAGTGATTGGAGATAGAAGGGATAAGGTGTAGGGGTCAGTGACATCCACTTCATCATAATGACATCTGATCCATATCCATATGGGTCAGATGTCGATTAAGCACCTTCACCTTACCTAATACCTTAAGCCTGTGTAACGGCGTTTTCGCCATCCGCTGTAACGCTGCGGTCACACTCGGGCCTTTGATGGAGCCATACAGAGCCGTTAAGGCGAATGTTATCGCCAAATGTCTCGTCAACGGCCTTGACCACACCGGGATGAGCATCCGTATAGTCATGACCAGATATTACCGGACAACCGGTAGAAACGGCCCAATCAATGTCCTTCCTCACGGATTCGTAGTCATGTCCTGCATCAATGAAAACCAAACTTGGTTTGATGGTCCTATTAGCCAAATAGAAATCCGCCGCATCACCATCAAAAACCTGAGTTGAACAATGTGCTAATGCGTAGCGAAGTGTGCGCATTGTAAACTGACGATGTACTTCAGGAGGCAGAGCAAAAGGATTCCAAGTGAAATTTCCCACCGTAATAAGGGTAACCTCAGCCCGCTTCATTGACGCAAGTAAATTCGTAGTATGGCCAAAGAGCGTCCCTATTTCAACAATTGGACCTTCATGCTTACCCGATTGAACTACAGCATGTTTGATACCCAGCTCATCATCCTCGGTAATAGAGCCCCACACCGACGTTTCGGTGTTCTCGAGAAAGTGTAAGTAGGATGTTAGAACAGGCTTTAGCTGTTTTCGATATTTTATGATTAAGTTGAGTTCTGATAGTTTTTGCATAACGCCCATAGTGTGTATTCTCCTGTACATGTGAATATACCAAGCTGAATTTCTTCAAACACAGTGGCAAACGATAGAATAAACCAGTCTCTCGCTTAATAACTGAATATCAACACAGTTACCATCCCTAACAAATATTCTAGTCTATCAGCTAGGTACAATCGGAAAAATAATAATTCAGTGTGGATGCGGCTATGAACTTCGGCAGCAGGACGAGGTTTCACAGCGTGAATCTCCGAGCTAGAGATAGCAATGAAGATCAAAGTAATCGTCACACAGCCCAATACCTACAGCCTACATAGAAAATGTAATCAGACTTCATTAGAAGGCTCAATTACTTGGTAGACAGAAACCCCACAGATGATAAAATGTCGACCAATTTATTTTCTGAACTGGATATCGGTAATGCGCGTAAGCAAGTACCTGCTTTCAACACAAAAAGAGACCCCTGCAGATGCAGAGGTGATCAGTCATCAATTAATGTTACGTGCCGGCATGGTACGTCGAAACGCTTCAGGCCTATACAGCTGGTTGCCGACAGGTCTTCGCGTATTACGCAAGGTAGAAGCTATCGTTCGTGAAGAGATGAACAAGGCCGGTTCTGTTGAAATCTTGATGCCTATGGTGCAGCCAGCCGATCTTTGGCAAGAGACTGGCCGCTTTGAAAAATTCGGTCCAGAACTGCTTCGTTTCCAAGATCGTCATAACCGTGATTTTGTACTTGGTCCGACTCACGAAGAAGTGATCACCGATATTGTTCGTAAAGAAGTTAATTCTTACAAGCAACTACCGTTAAACTTGTTCCAAATCCAAACTAAATTCCGCGACGAAGTTCGTCCACGTTTCGGTGTGATGCGTTCACGTGAATTCTTGATGAAAGATGCTTACTCTTTCCATCTGGATCAAGAGACGATGGATGAGACCTATGAGTCAATGTTCCAGGCTTATAGCAATATTCTAAATCGCCTAGGTCTAGCGTTCCGCCCAGTTATGGCTGATACAGGTTCTATCGGTGGCAGCATGTCACACGAGTTCCATGTACTGGCTAACAGCGGTGAAGACTTAATTGCTTACTCAACTGAGAGTGATTACGCAGCCAACGTCGAAAAATGTGAAGCGCCACTGCCCACAGAGACTCGTCAAGCTGCAACCAGCGAGATGACACTTGTCGATACGCCTAACGCTAAGACGATTGCAGAGCTCGTTGAACAGCATGATATCGCTATCGAAAAGACAGTAAAGACACTGATCGTTAAAGGTGATTCAGATGAAGCGCCACTTGTGGCACTCGTGATCCGGGGTGATCATGACCTTAACGAAGTGAAAGCCGAGAAAATCTCTGGGGTACTGACACCGTTTGAATTTGCCGACGAAGCCGATATTCGTAAAGCTATCGGTGCAGGCCCAGGCTCTATTGGTCCTGTTGGTCTTGAAATTCCGGTATATATCGATCACGGCGTTAGCGTCATGAGTGACTTCGGTGCAGGTGCAAACCAAGACAACAAGCACTACTTTGGCATCAATTGGGAGCGTGACCTTCCTCAAGCGGAAGCATTCGATCTACGTAATATTATCGAAGGTGAGCCTAGCCCATGTGGCCAAGGCACTATCGCATTGCTTCGTGGTATTGAAGTTGGCCATATCTTCCAGCTCGGTGACAACTATTCTAAAGCGATGAATGCTAACGTCCTCGACAAAAATGGTAAGGCTAAAACCTTACTCATGGGTTGTTATGGCGTAGGTGTGAGCCGTATGGTTGCCGCTGCAATTGAGCAGAACCACGATGACCGCGGTATTATCTGGCCAGATGCCATTGCACCATTCAAAGTGGGTATCCTACCGATGAATATGCATAAATCTCATCGTGTCCAAGATAAAGCCGAGCAGCTTTATAAAGATCTCAATGATGCCGGTTTCGAAGTCTTATTTGATGACCGTAAAGAGCGTGCTGGTGTGATGTTCGCCGATATGGAGCTTGTTGGCCTGCCTCACGTGGTCGTGATTGGCGATCGCAATATCGATAGCGGTGTATTCGAATACAAGAACCGCCGTACTGGTGAGAAGCAAGAAGTGCCATTCGATCAGATCGTCGACTTCTTAAAGGCAGCTAAATAGACTTGTGTCCTTAAACAAAATTTTCTAGCTTAATTAATAATGCCACTCAATTGAGTGGCATTATTTTTTAGTTAACCGACTGATTAAAACAGTTTGTTTTTATATCGATTGATATCACCCTCTACCTAAACACAGTGCCTGCTAACGTCCCAGTATATTGCTGTTTATCTATCGTTAACTGACCGTTGATGAGCACAGTATCCCCCTGTCGAATAGCGGTTCCAATTCGAAAAGTCAGCTTGTGCACGATAGTTTTCTATATCTAAAATAACAATATCGGCAGACATACCGATAGCCTGTTGCCCTCGATTTTTCAAACCTAATATTTCTGCAGTTTTGATTGACGCCTTTTGTTAATCAGCCATGACCACTGGTTGCGATCTCATGAACCATGTAAAATCCCAGATAGTCCCCGTATCACTTACGGCGGTGCCGGCTGCGATTCTTTGGACCGCTTTGGTGTATTTCTTTGCTTAAGGCAAAGCAAGTGATTAAATTTAAATAGATTTAAGGTAAACGATGAGACTGAGACACATAGAGATTTTTCATGCTATCTATACCACAGGATCGATCACCAATGCAGCGAAGATCTTGCATGTGTCTCAGCCCTCTGTCAGCAAGGTGCT is a genomic window of Shewanella psychrophila containing:
- a CDS encoding class I SAM-dependent methyltransferase, producing MYRRIHTMGVMQKLSELNLIIKYRKQLKPVLTSYLHFLENTETSVWGSITEDDELGIKHAVVQSGKHEGPIVEIGTLFGHTTNLLASMKRAEVTLITVGNFTWNPFALPPEVHRQFTMRTLRYALAHCSTQVFDGDAADFYLANRTIKPSLVFIDAGHDYESVRKDIDWAVSTGCPVISGHDYTDAHPGVVKAVDETFGDNIRLNGSVWLHQRPECDRSVTADGENAVTQA
- a CDS encoding proline--tRNA ligase, with the protein product MRVSKYLLSTQKETPADAEVISHQLMLRAGMVRRNASGLYSWLPTGLRVLRKVEAIVREEMNKAGSVEILMPMVQPADLWQETGRFEKFGPELLRFQDRHNRDFVLGPTHEEVITDIVRKEVNSYKQLPLNLFQIQTKFRDEVRPRFGVMRSREFLMKDAYSFHLDQETMDETYESMFQAYSNILNRLGLAFRPVMADTGSIGGSMSHEFHVLANSGEDLIAYSTESDYAANVEKCEAPLPTETRQAATSEMTLVDTPNAKTIAELVEQHDIAIEKTVKTLIVKGDSDEAPLVALVIRGDHDLNEVKAEKISGVLTPFEFADEADIRKAIGAGPGSIGPVGLEIPVYIDHGVSVMSDFGAGANQDNKHYFGINWERDLPQAEAFDLRNIIEGEPSPCGQGTIALLRGIEVGHIFQLGDNYSKAMNANVLDKNGKAKTLLMGCYGVGVSRMVAAAIEQNHDDRGIIWPDAIAPFKVGILPMNMHKSHRVQDKAEQLYKDLNDAGFEVLFDDRKERAGVMFADMELVGLPHVVVIGDRNIDSGVFEYKNRRTGEKQEVPFDQIVDFLKAAK
- a CDS encoding acyltransferase → MTQDDYQAQHKKRMSYMPWLYFNLKPKLLAWARPWQQEVQTRLMALETVTLGDNCFIAPEANLFAEPNRGITVGNLCMIAADSFLHGPIVMGNEVAINHGCSFDGGSAGITIGSQTRIANNVTIYAFNHGMHPDTPIYQQNSESKGVIIGKDVWIGAQAAIVDGVTIGDCAVIAMNATVTKDVPNYAIVAGNPAKVIGDRRDKV